The window TATACAAAAGGAGCCAAGAAAAACAAGCTGTCAAGTCTATCTAAAATTCCTCCATGACCAGGCATTATACTTCCGCTATCTTTAACTTTGGCTTGACGTTTAAATTTAGACTCTACTAAATCTCCTAAAGTTCCAAATACTGAAGTTATTAAAGCAATAATTACCCAGTTTAATGTTGAAAAAACAGGAATGTATTTAGACAATATAATTGCTGATAAGCTTGAGAAAATTAATCCGCCAATAAAACCTTCAATAGTTTTTCTTGGTGAGACCTTTTCAAAAAGTTTATGTTTTCCAAAATTTTTTCCAATAAGATAAGCAAAGCTATCATTAACCCAAATAAGTACTAGGATACCAATTATTATATATGGATTGTAGTTGCCTGTAGTAAATGGAATTAAGATTAAAAAGAAAAATGAAAATGCAATATA of the Tenacibaculum todarodis genome contains:
- a CDS encoding phosphatidate cytidylyltransferase → MSNLITRATSGVIYILLFLAAILYSKESYVILITIFGLLSVWEFSKLVKLNSIVPYLFVGFLGYAAYAKNDNKLIWILLAFCLICGIRLIIYLYSKKNSYPTHNFEKLDLSVRYIAFSFFFLILIPFTTGNYNPYIIIGILVLIWVNDSFAYLIGKNFGKHKLFEKVSPRKTIEGFIGGLIFSSLSAIILSKYIPVFSTLNWVIIALITSVFGTLGDLVESKFKRQAKVKDSGSIMPGHGGILDRLDSLFFLAPFVYLYINYFI